The following coding sequences are from one Musa acuminata AAA Group cultivar baxijiao chromosome BXJ2-4, Cavendish_Baxijiao_AAA, whole genome shotgun sequence window:
- the LOC135608826 gene encoding non-specific lipid-transfer protein 1-like, producing the protein MGRVIAGLLLVLAVAHLVVEPAGAITCQDVSSTIGSCVAYVTGKQPRPTAACCAGVRRLHSLASTTAARRTACNCLKSREGRIKNIRDQNLSALPGLCSVSLAFRLSTRTNCNS; encoded by the coding sequence ATGGGGAGGGTGATAGCTGGCCTTCTCCTGGTTCTCGCCGTCGCCCACCTGGTGGTGGAGCCGGCCGGGGCCATCACCTGCCAAGACGTGAGCTCCACCATCGGCTCCTGCGTCGCCTACGTGACGGGGAAGCAGCCACGCCCGACGGCGGCTTGCTGCGCCGGCGTCCGCAGGCTGCACTCTCTGGCGTCGACCACCGCCGCTCGGCGGACCGCCTGCAACTGCCTGAAGTCGAGGGAGGGGCGCATCAAGAACATCAGAGACCAGAACTTGAGCGCCCTCCCCGGCCTCTGCTCCGTGTCTCTTGCCTTCCGCCTCAGCACGAGGACCAACTGCAACTCGTGA
- the LOC103982499 gene encoding pentatricopeptide repeat-containing protein At1g05600, with protein sequence MAMAVRWPRVLTPSYLAQLMRRQKDPAAALRLFDEAPLRYPSYRHNSLVYSAALDSLLSVDPLPVPALADLLSRLALRDSCPAPDLLFARAIRALSGDPPAALSLFLRLLPCSNSPSWSLSFHALLRLLLARGHLSLALRLFSSCAGRREVRLGPPALNLLVDALCCDGRPDAAVQAFAAFSDLCCYPDRDTYRNLMRGLCDAGRLDDAIHLLRSMLWRISQKGCDADVVVYRTLLEALCQNGRTAEAEEILARVLKKGLRSSKRRRTFCGPVLQGLTVEEAKKVIDEALVVRGVKSLASYRAMLKDLYAEGNFDDAQQMFDEMIESGFRPPVSIFENKISALCQEGRADDSVRVLEKEMPGKDCVPTVRTYNLVMEGLCKEGKSMRAVECLDKMDKQVGCVAQKETFEILVDGLHAECRHLEAAQVLERMLRRRYRPNRAVFSSVIQGLCSIVRRYEATLWLEEMISHGEIPEAEVWASLASMVCFTDLTESLLLEVLEHKHDAG encoded by the coding sequence ATGGCGATGGCGGTTCGGTGGCCGCGAGTGCTCACGCCGAGCTACCTGGCGCAGCTCATGCGGCGGCAGAAGGACCCCGCTGCCGCGCTCCGCCTCTTCGATGAGGCCCCTCTCCGTTACCCTTCCTACCGCCACAACTCCCTCGTCTACTCCGCCGCCCTCGACTCCCTCCTCTCCGTCGACCCTCTCCCCGTCCCCGCCCTCGCCGACCTCCTCTCCCGCCTAGCGCTCCGCGACTCCTGCCCCGCCCCCGACCTCCTCTTCGCCCGCGCCATACGCGCCCTTTCCGGCGACCCCCCCGCGGCCCTCTCGCTCTTCCTTCGCCTCCTCCCCTGCTCCAACTCTCCCTCGTGGTCCCTCTCCTTCCACGCCCTCCTCCGGCTCCTCCTTGCCCGCGGCCACCTCTCCCTCGCCCTCCGCCTCTTCTCCAGCTGCGCCGGGCGCCGTGAGGTGCGCCTCGGGCCCCCCGCTCTTAACCTCCTCGTCGATGCCCTCTGCTGCGACGGTCGCCCCGACGCCGCCGTCCAGGCCTTCGCTGCCTTCAGCGACCTCTGCTGCTATCCCGACCGCGACACCTATCGCAACCTTATGCGCGGCCTCTGCGACGCCGGTCGCCTCGATGACGCCATCCACCTGCTCCGGTCCATGCTATGGCGGATTTCACAGAAGGGCTGCGACGCCGACGTCGTCGTTTATAGGACGCTTCTCGAGGCGCTGTGCCAGAACGGACGTACTGCGGAGGCCGAGGAGATTCTCGCCAGGGTGCTTAAGAAGGGGCTCAGGTCCTCGAAACGCCGGCGGACATTCTGCGGCCCGGTGCTCCAAGGTTTGACCGTGGAGGAGGCCAAGAAGGTCATTGACGAGGCACTGGTGGTAAGAGGAGTGAAGAGCCTGGCGAGCTACCGAGCAATGCTGAAGGATTTGTACGCGGAAGGGAATTTCGACGATGCACAGCAGATGTTCGATGAAATGATTGAGAGTGGGTTTCGACCACCGGTGTCCATCTTTGAAAACAAGATCAGTGCCTTGTGCCAGGAAGGGAGGGCGGATGACAGTGTGAGGGTGCTAGAAAAGGAGATGCCAGGCAAGGATTGTGTTCCTACTGTTAGAACTTATAATCTAGTGATGGAAGGACTGTGTAAGGAGGGGAAGTCGATGAGGGCAGTGGAGTGTTTGGACAAGATGGATAAACAGGTGGGTTGTGTAGCCCAGAAAGAGACATTTGAAATCTTGGTCGATGGCTTGCACGCAGAATGCCGGCATCTTGAGGCAGCCCAGGTTTTGGAGAGGATGCTTAGGAGGAGGTATCGGCCTAACAGAGCAGTTTTTAGCAGTGTAATTCAGGGGCTCTGTTCAATTGTCAGGAGATATGAAGCCACATTGTGGTTAGAGGAAATGATCAGCCATGGCGAGATCCCTGAAGCTGAAGTATGGGCCTCATTGGCCTCCATGGTATGTTTCACTGACTTGACGGAATCTTTACTTCTGGAGGTCTTGGAACATAAGCATGATGCAGGTTGA
- the LOC135581161 gene encoding leucine-rich repeat receptor-like serine/threonine-protein kinase At1g17230 isoform X1 → MSSSVMILGKVLEEEAGFPVLTAGGNDQREEIEGREGVARVVDCTRMASEWQLFAVISCIFVLGMALSDHDVDLLLEFKNNLIDVDNRLSDWNSSDPTPCDWNGIICRDSEVTSINLYKLGLQGSLSASICQLHYLTSFNVSSNVISGPIPKEFAQCRSLEVLDLSTNSLHGEIPQELCALSSLRQLFLSENCLYGEISSSIGNLTMLEELVIYSNNLTGIIPPSIKMLKSLRIIRAGRNDLTGPVPVDICECSSLEVLAFAQNKLEGILPKELERLKNLTTLVLWQNQLSGEIPPELGNCSNLEMIALNNNGFTGDVPKELGKLSLLKKLYIYTNRLDGTIPKDLGNCQSAIEIDLSENRLTGVIPKELGRIQTLRLLYLFENLLQGSIPRELGQLSLLRKIDLSINNLTGTIPLEFQNLTSLENFLLFDNNLEGFIPPLLGTNSNLSVLDLSDNKLTGSIPCQLCKYQKLIILSLGANRLFGNIPHGVKTCMSLIQLRLGGNLLTGSLPVELSGLLNLTSLEMNQNRFSGPITPEIGKLKSLERLLLSDNYFMGQITPEIGQLTSLVSFNISSNQLSGGIPHELANCKKLQRLDLSRNHFSGTIPEEIGNLVNLELLLLSDNHLNGTIPDGLRGLYRLTELQMGGNNLSGCIPGELGHLTALQIALNLSYNALSGEIPADLGNLQMLETLYLNNNQLDGEVPPSFSKLSSLLVCNLSYNYLFGSLPGTPIFRRMDDSNFFGNYDLCGTDTKACQHTPVPLNIAESGWAKRTSKEKIVSITAVVVGLVSLVLTIGLCWSLKYRMPVLVKSEDHKQGVSDLYYLPKESITYQELLTATDNFSDSAVIGRGACGTVYKAIMSDGGIIAVKKLKSHAECSSIDSSFRAEISTLGNIRHRNIVKLYGFCYHQDSNLILYEYMANGSLGERLHGNNETCLLDWNTRYRIALGAAEGLRYLHCDCKPQIIHRDIKSNNILLDEAMDAHVGDFGLAKLIDISHSKTMSAVAGSYGYIAPEYAFTMKVTEKCDIYSFGVVLLELITGQSPIQPLDQGGDLVNWVRRSIQNSMPASNVFDSRLDLSSKGTIEEMCLVLKIALFCTNNLPIDRPTMREVISMLIDVRGSISISPSLPSSDTPLDENESLKGHSES, encoded by the exons ATGTCAAGTTCGGTGATGATACTTGGGAAAGTTCTCGAGGAAGAAGCAGGTTTTCCGGTGCTTACGGCAGGAGGAAATGATCAAAGAGAAGAGATCGAAGGAAGAGAAG GGGTTGCAAGGGTTGTAGATTGCACAAGAATGGCGTCCGAATGGCAGTTGTTCGCTGTCATTTCTTGCATTTTTGTTCTTGGCATGGCGCTGAGCGACCACGATGTTGATCTGCTCCTCGAGTTCAAGAACAATCTCATCGATGTAGATAACCGCCTTTCAGATTGGAACTCATCTGATCCGACTCCTTGCGACTGGAATGGAATCATTTGTCGCGATTCTGAGGTAACATCCATTAATCTTTACAAATTGGGGCTCCAAGGTTCCTTGTCTGCCAGCATTTGCCAACTCCATTACCTAACCAGCTTTAATGTGTCGTCAAACGTGATATCTGGGCCCATACCTAAAGAATTTGCCCAATGTAGAAGCTTAGAGGTTCTTGATCTCAGTACTAATTCCTTACATGGAGAGATCCCCCAGGAGCTTTGTGCATTGTCTTCCCTTAGACAACTTTTCTTGAGTGAGAACTGCCTGTACGGTGAGATCTCGTCAAGCATTGGTAACTTGACGATGCTTGAGGAGCTTGTTATTTATAGTAACAACCTCACCGGCATCATTCCTCCATCGATTAAAATGCTGAAGAGTCTTCGGATCATTCGAGCTGGTCGGAATGACTTGACTGGTCCAGTGCCAGTGGATATTTGTGAGTGCAGTAGCTTAGAGGTCTTAGCTTTTGCCCAAAATAAGTTGGAAGGGATTCTTCCTAAGGAGCTTGAAAGGTTGAAGAATCTTACGACTCTGGTTCTTTGGCAAAACCAGCTGTCTGGTGAAATCCCCCCTGAGCTAGGCAACTGCAGTAATCTAGAAATGATTGCTCTAAACAACAATGGTTTCACCGGAGATGTTCCAAAGGAACTTGGCAAACTGTCTTTGCTGAAAAAGCTGTATATTTATACAAATAGGCTGGATGGAACAATCCCTAAGGATCTAGGAAATTGCCAGAGTGCAATCGAGATTGATCTTTCTGAGAACCGATTGACTGGAGTTATTCCTAAAGAGCTTGGTCGGATACAGACTCTTCGCTTGCTCTACCTGTTTGAGAACCTCCTGCAGGGCAGCATTCCTAGGGAGCTTGGCCAGTTGAGTCTTCTAAGGAAGATAGATTTGTCAATCAATAATTTGACAGGAACTATTCCTCTAGAATTTCAGAACCTCACTTCGTTGGAGAACTTTCTGCTCTTTGATAACAACCTTGAAGGATTTATTCCTCCACTGTTAGGGACCAATAGTAATCTCTCCGTTCTTGATTTATCAGACAACAAACTCACTGGCAGCATACCATGCCAACTCTGTAAATACCAGAAGTTGATCATTTTGAGCCTTGGGGCAAATAGGTTGTTTGGAAACATTCCTCATGGGGTCAAAACATGCATGTCGCTCATACAGCTAAGATTGGGAGGGAATCTGCTCACTGGAAGCCTTCCGGTGGAATTATCTGGGCTCCTGAATCTAACTTCTTTAGAGATGAATCAAAACCGGTTTTCTGGACCCATCACTCCAGAAATCGGCAAGCTGAAGAGCCTCGAAAGACTCCTCCTGTCTGATAATTATTTCATGGGTCAGATTACTCCTGAAATTGGACAGCTAACATCTCTTGTTAGCTTCAATATTTCCTCAAATCAGCTTTCAGGTGGTATACCTCATGAGCTGGCGAATTGTAAGAAGCTCCAAAGGCTTGATCTTAGCAGAAATCATTTCAGTGGAACTATCCCAGAAGAGATTGGTAATCTAGTCAATTTGGAGCTACTTTTGCTCTCTGATAACCATCTAAATGGAACAATCCCAGATGGTCTTCGGGGCCTTTATCGCCTCACTGAGCTGCAAATGGGTGGGAACAATTTGTCTGGTTGCATACCTGGTGAGCTGGGGCATCTTACCGCACTGCAAATTGCTCTCAATCTCAGTTACAATGCCCTCTCAGGAGAGATACCAGCCGATCTTGGGAACTTGCAAATGTTGGAGACATTGTACTTGAACAACAACCAGCTCGATGGTGAAGTACCTCCTTCATTTAGTAAGCTTTCCAGCCTTCTAGTCTGCAATCTTTCTTACAATTACCTCTTTGGTTCCTTGCCTGGTACTCCAATATTTAGAAGGATGGATGATAGTAACTTCTTCGGAAATTATGATCTGTGTGGTACTGATACAAAGGCATGCCAGCATAcgcctgtcccattgaacattgcAGAATCAGGTTGGGCAAAGAGAACGTCCAAGGAGAAAATAGTTAGCATCACTGCCGTGGTTGTGGGGTTGGTTTCTCTGGTTCTCACTATAGGGTTGTGTTGGTCTCTGAAGTACCGCATGCCTGTTCTCGTGAAAAGCGAAGATCATAAGCAGGGTGTTTCTGATCTCTATTACCTCCCAAAGGAAAGTATAACATATCAAGAACTTCTCACAGCTACTGACAATTTCTCAGACAGTGCTGTAATTGGAAGAGGTGCTTGTGGCACAGTTTACAAGGCCATAATGTCCGATGGGGGGATAATTGCAGTTAAGAAGCTGAAATCTCATGCAGAGTGTTCTAGCATTGACAGTAGCTTTCGAGCTGAGATATCTACCCTTGGAAATATTAGGCACCGTAACATTGTCAAGCTCTATGGTTTCTGCTATCATCAAGACTCAAATCTTATCCTCTATGAATATATGGCAAACGGCAGTCTTGGTGAACGGCTTCATGGTAACAACGAGACATGTTTACTTGATTGGAATACTCGCTACAGGATTGCTCTTGGAGCAGCTGAAGGCTTGCGTTATCTCCACTGCGACTGCAAACCTCAAATTATCCACCGagatataaaatcaaataatatcctTTTGGATGAGGCGATGGATGCTCATGTAGGAGATTTTGGCTTGGCAAAGTTAATAGACATTTCACACTCCAAAACTATGTCTGCAGTTGCTGGTTCTTATGGGTACATTGCTCCAG AGTATGCTTTCACAATGAAAGTTACAGAAAAGTGCGACATCTATAGTTTTGGAGTTGTTCTTTTGGAATTGATCACTGGGCAATCTCCCATTCAGCCGCTAGACCAAGGAGGGGATCTGGTCAATTGGGTGAGGAGATCCATCCAAAATAGCATGCCAGCATCTAATGTGTTTGATTCCCGATTGGACCTTAGCTCAAAGGGCACAATCGAAGAGATGTGTTTGGTACTAAAAATTGCACTGTTCTGCACCAACAACTTGCCAATTGACAGGCCAACTATGAGAGAAGTCATATCTATGTTAATCGATGTAAGGGGATCGATAAGCATTTCTCCCTCTCTTCCATCATCAGATACTCCTTTGGATGAAAATGAATCTTTGAAAG GACACAGTGAATCATGA
- the LOC135581161 gene encoding leucine-rich repeat receptor-like serine/threonine-protein kinase At1g17230 isoform X2 — translation MASEWQLFAVISCIFVLGMALSDHDVDLLLEFKNNLIDVDNRLSDWNSSDPTPCDWNGIICRDSEVTSINLYKLGLQGSLSASICQLHYLTSFNVSSNVISGPIPKEFAQCRSLEVLDLSTNSLHGEIPQELCALSSLRQLFLSENCLYGEISSSIGNLTMLEELVIYSNNLTGIIPPSIKMLKSLRIIRAGRNDLTGPVPVDICECSSLEVLAFAQNKLEGILPKELERLKNLTTLVLWQNQLSGEIPPELGNCSNLEMIALNNNGFTGDVPKELGKLSLLKKLYIYTNRLDGTIPKDLGNCQSAIEIDLSENRLTGVIPKELGRIQTLRLLYLFENLLQGSIPRELGQLSLLRKIDLSINNLTGTIPLEFQNLTSLENFLLFDNNLEGFIPPLLGTNSNLSVLDLSDNKLTGSIPCQLCKYQKLIILSLGANRLFGNIPHGVKTCMSLIQLRLGGNLLTGSLPVELSGLLNLTSLEMNQNRFSGPITPEIGKLKSLERLLLSDNYFMGQITPEIGQLTSLVSFNISSNQLSGGIPHELANCKKLQRLDLSRNHFSGTIPEEIGNLVNLELLLLSDNHLNGTIPDGLRGLYRLTELQMGGNNLSGCIPGELGHLTALQIALNLSYNALSGEIPADLGNLQMLETLYLNNNQLDGEVPPSFSKLSSLLVCNLSYNYLFGSLPGTPIFRRMDDSNFFGNYDLCGTDTKACQHTPVPLNIAESGWAKRTSKEKIVSITAVVVGLVSLVLTIGLCWSLKYRMPVLVKSEDHKQGVSDLYYLPKESITYQELLTATDNFSDSAVIGRGACGTVYKAIMSDGGIIAVKKLKSHAECSSIDSSFRAEISTLGNIRHRNIVKLYGFCYHQDSNLILYEYMANGSLGERLHGNNETCLLDWNTRYRIALGAAEGLRYLHCDCKPQIIHRDIKSNNILLDEAMDAHVGDFGLAKLIDISHSKTMSAVAGSYGYIAPEYAFTMKVTEKCDIYSFGVVLLELITGQSPIQPLDQGGDLVNWVRRSIQNSMPASNVFDSRLDLSSKGTIEEMCLVLKIALFCTNNLPIDRPTMREVISMLIDVRGSISISPSLPSSDTPLDENESLKGHSES, via the exons ATGGCGTCCGAATGGCAGTTGTTCGCTGTCATTTCTTGCATTTTTGTTCTTGGCATGGCGCTGAGCGACCACGATGTTGATCTGCTCCTCGAGTTCAAGAACAATCTCATCGATGTAGATAACCGCCTTTCAGATTGGAACTCATCTGATCCGACTCCTTGCGACTGGAATGGAATCATTTGTCGCGATTCTGAGGTAACATCCATTAATCTTTACAAATTGGGGCTCCAAGGTTCCTTGTCTGCCAGCATTTGCCAACTCCATTACCTAACCAGCTTTAATGTGTCGTCAAACGTGATATCTGGGCCCATACCTAAAGAATTTGCCCAATGTAGAAGCTTAGAGGTTCTTGATCTCAGTACTAATTCCTTACATGGAGAGATCCCCCAGGAGCTTTGTGCATTGTCTTCCCTTAGACAACTTTTCTTGAGTGAGAACTGCCTGTACGGTGAGATCTCGTCAAGCATTGGTAACTTGACGATGCTTGAGGAGCTTGTTATTTATAGTAACAACCTCACCGGCATCATTCCTCCATCGATTAAAATGCTGAAGAGTCTTCGGATCATTCGAGCTGGTCGGAATGACTTGACTGGTCCAGTGCCAGTGGATATTTGTGAGTGCAGTAGCTTAGAGGTCTTAGCTTTTGCCCAAAATAAGTTGGAAGGGATTCTTCCTAAGGAGCTTGAAAGGTTGAAGAATCTTACGACTCTGGTTCTTTGGCAAAACCAGCTGTCTGGTGAAATCCCCCCTGAGCTAGGCAACTGCAGTAATCTAGAAATGATTGCTCTAAACAACAATGGTTTCACCGGAGATGTTCCAAAGGAACTTGGCAAACTGTCTTTGCTGAAAAAGCTGTATATTTATACAAATAGGCTGGATGGAACAATCCCTAAGGATCTAGGAAATTGCCAGAGTGCAATCGAGATTGATCTTTCTGAGAACCGATTGACTGGAGTTATTCCTAAAGAGCTTGGTCGGATACAGACTCTTCGCTTGCTCTACCTGTTTGAGAACCTCCTGCAGGGCAGCATTCCTAGGGAGCTTGGCCAGTTGAGTCTTCTAAGGAAGATAGATTTGTCAATCAATAATTTGACAGGAACTATTCCTCTAGAATTTCAGAACCTCACTTCGTTGGAGAACTTTCTGCTCTTTGATAACAACCTTGAAGGATTTATTCCTCCACTGTTAGGGACCAATAGTAATCTCTCCGTTCTTGATTTATCAGACAACAAACTCACTGGCAGCATACCATGCCAACTCTGTAAATACCAGAAGTTGATCATTTTGAGCCTTGGGGCAAATAGGTTGTTTGGAAACATTCCTCATGGGGTCAAAACATGCATGTCGCTCATACAGCTAAGATTGGGAGGGAATCTGCTCACTGGAAGCCTTCCGGTGGAATTATCTGGGCTCCTGAATCTAACTTCTTTAGAGATGAATCAAAACCGGTTTTCTGGACCCATCACTCCAGAAATCGGCAAGCTGAAGAGCCTCGAAAGACTCCTCCTGTCTGATAATTATTTCATGGGTCAGATTACTCCTGAAATTGGACAGCTAACATCTCTTGTTAGCTTCAATATTTCCTCAAATCAGCTTTCAGGTGGTATACCTCATGAGCTGGCGAATTGTAAGAAGCTCCAAAGGCTTGATCTTAGCAGAAATCATTTCAGTGGAACTATCCCAGAAGAGATTGGTAATCTAGTCAATTTGGAGCTACTTTTGCTCTCTGATAACCATCTAAATGGAACAATCCCAGATGGTCTTCGGGGCCTTTATCGCCTCACTGAGCTGCAAATGGGTGGGAACAATTTGTCTGGTTGCATACCTGGTGAGCTGGGGCATCTTACCGCACTGCAAATTGCTCTCAATCTCAGTTACAATGCCCTCTCAGGAGAGATACCAGCCGATCTTGGGAACTTGCAAATGTTGGAGACATTGTACTTGAACAACAACCAGCTCGATGGTGAAGTACCTCCTTCATTTAGTAAGCTTTCCAGCCTTCTAGTCTGCAATCTTTCTTACAATTACCTCTTTGGTTCCTTGCCTGGTACTCCAATATTTAGAAGGATGGATGATAGTAACTTCTTCGGAAATTATGATCTGTGTGGTACTGATACAAAGGCATGCCAGCATAcgcctgtcccattgaacattgcAGAATCAGGTTGGGCAAAGAGAACGTCCAAGGAGAAAATAGTTAGCATCACTGCCGTGGTTGTGGGGTTGGTTTCTCTGGTTCTCACTATAGGGTTGTGTTGGTCTCTGAAGTACCGCATGCCTGTTCTCGTGAAAAGCGAAGATCATAAGCAGGGTGTTTCTGATCTCTATTACCTCCCAAAGGAAAGTATAACATATCAAGAACTTCTCACAGCTACTGACAATTTCTCAGACAGTGCTGTAATTGGAAGAGGTGCTTGTGGCACAGTTTACAAGGCCATAATGTCCGATGGGGGGATAATTGCAGTTAAGAAGCTGAAATCTCATGCAGAGTGTTCTAGCATTGACAGTAGCTTTCGAGCTGAGATATCTACCCTTGGAAATATTAGGCACCGTAACATTGTCAAGCTCTATGGTTTCTGCTATCATCAAGACTCAAATCTTATCCTCTATGAATATATGGCAAACGGCAGTCTTGGTGAACGGCTTCATGGTAACAACGAGACATGTTTACTTGATTGGAATACTCGCTACAGGATTGCTCTTGGAGCAGCTGAAGGCTTGCGTTATCTCCACTGCGACTGCAAACCTCAAATTATCCACCGagatataaaatcaaataatatcctTTTGGATGAGGCGATGGATGCTCATGTAGGAGATTTTGGCTTGGCAAAGTTAATAGACATTTCACACTCCAAAACTATGTCTGCAGTTGCTGGTTCTTATGGGTACATTGCTCCAG AGTATGCTTTCACAATGAAAGTTACAGAAAAGTGCGACATCTATAGTTTTGGAGTTGTTCTTTTGGAATTGATCACTGGGCAATCTCCCATTCAGCCGCTAGACCAAGGAGGGGATCTGGTCAATTGGGTGAGGAGATCCATCCAAAATAGCATGCCAGCATCTAATGTGTTTGATTCCCGATTGGACCTTAGCTCAAAGGGCACAATCGAAGAGATGTGTTTGGTACTAAAAATTGCACTGTTCTGCACCAACAACTTGCCAATTGACAGGCCAACTATGAGAGAAGTCATATCTATGTTAATCGATGTAAGGGGATCGATAAGCATTTCTCCCTCTCTTCCATCATCAGATACTCCTTTGGATGAAAATGAATCTTTGAAAG GACACAGTGAATCATGA